A DNA window from Ahaetulla prasina isolate Xishuangbanna chromosome 7, ASM2864084v1, whole genome shotgun sequence contains the following coding sequences:
- the LOC131202097 gene encoding cyclin-dependent kinase inhibitor 1-like, giving the protein MDLISAKAAPTRRNLFGPVDHDHLLQEFQSMMRSSMEQAKQRWNFDFFQDMPIVGLLQWEELQGHEVPAFYHTHVARESRPPLQPVNRTADREGKVHLLGREVERGRPIKTATLGKKRRQTYLTDYYSTKKPIRTDMQTPVKKLAF; this is encoded by the exons ATGGACCTGATTTCGGCCAAAGCAGCTCCCACCAGGAGGAATCTTTTCGGGCCAGTGGACCACGACCATTTGCTGCAGGAGTTCCAGAGCATGATGAGATCCAGCATGGAACAGGCGAAGCAACGGTGGAACTTCGACTTCTTCCAGGATATGCCCATCGTGGGGCTTCTCCAGTGGGAAGAGCTGCAGGGCCACGAGGTTCCCGCCTTCTACCACACGCACGTCGCCAGGGAGTCTCGCCCGCCTCTGCAGCCCGTGAACAGGACTGCGGACAGGGAGGGGAAAGTTCACCTCCTGGGTAGAGAGGTGGAAAGAGGCAGACCCATCAAAACAGCGACGCTAGGGAAGAAGCGAAGGCAGACGTATTTGACAG ATTATTATTCAACAAAGAAGCCGATCAGGACAGATATGCAAACACCTGTAAAGAAATTGGCCTTCTAA